Proteins from a genomic interval of Quercus robur chromosome 9, dhQueRobu3.1, whole genome shotgun sequence:
- the LOC126700025 gene encoding 60S ribosomal protein L2, mitochondrial-like — protein sequence MMNQMLHLDINSQRGSCMPLAAMRIGTMIHNIEANPGQGGKLVRAAGTCAKILKEPTSRYCLTKMPSGAEKLIDSRCRATIGMVSNPSHRAQKLRKAGQSRWLGRRPVVRGVAMNPVDHPHGGGEGRSKSSGNHGRCSLTPWGKPCKSGYKTGPMKRK from the coding sequence ATGATGAACCAGATGCTTCATCTTGACATAAATTCACAAAGAGGGAGTTGTATGCCACTTGCTGCTATGCGTATTGGAACAATGATCCACAACATTGAGGCCAACCCGGGTCAAGGTGGCAAGCTAGTTCGAGCTGCAGGAACTTGTGCAAAGATCTTGAAAGAGCCGACGTCTAGATACTGTTTAACTAAAATGCCTTCAGGTGCTGAGAAGTTGATTGATTCACGGTGCCGGGCCACAATTGGTATGGTGTCAAACCCAAGCCATAGGGCTCAAAAGCTTAGGAAGGCTGGGCAAAGCCGGTGGTTGGGACGAAGACCAGTAGTTCGAGGAGTGGCTATGAATCCAGTAGATCATCCTCATGGTGGAGGTGAGGGTAGAAGCAAGAGTAGTGGGAATCATGGAAGGTGTTCTCTTACTCCTTGGGGCAAGCCATGTAAGTCTGGGTACAAGACTGGACCCATGAAGCGCAAATAG